In a genomic window of Urocitellus parryii isolate mUroPar1 chromosome 2, mUroPar1.hap1, whole genome shotgun sequence:
- the Cpb1 gene encoding carboxypeptidase B — protein MLVFLALVTAALASAHPSSEHFEGHEVFRVQVEDENHLDVIRELASNYEIDFWKPDSVIQVQARSTVDFSVKAEDCVAVEDLLKQNKLQYEVLISNLRNEMEAQFDSWSRAAGHSYTKYNNWETIEAWTQQVANENPNLVSRSVIGTTFEGRPMYLLKVGKAKPNKPAIFMDCGFHAREWISPAFCQWFVREAVRTYGQEIHMTELLNELDFYILPVVNIDGYVYTWTKDRMWRKTRSTRAGTSCVGIDPNRNFAAGWCEVGASKNPCSDTYCGPAPESEKETKALADFIRKNLSSIKAYLTIHSYSQMLLYPYSYTYNLPKNNVELNSLAKAAVKELASLHGTKYSYGPGATTIYLAAGGSDDWAYDQGIKYAFTFELRDQGRHGFLLPESQIRATCEETMLAVKLMASYVLEHLY, from the exons ATGTTGGTGTTCCTGGCTCTGGTGACCGCGGCCCTCGCCTCTGCTCATCCTTCTAGTGAGCACTTTGAAGG CCATGAGGTATTCCGTGTTCAAGTTGAAGATGAAAATCACCTCGACGTAATCCGTGAGTTGGCCAGCAACTACGAG ATTGACTTCTGGAAACCAGATTCTGTCATACAAGTCCAAGCCCGCAGTACAGTTGACTTCTCTGTTAAAGCAGAAGATTGTGTCGCTGTGGAGGACCTTCTGAAGCAGAACAAGCTACAATATGA GGTATTGATAAGCAACCTGAGAAATGAGATGGAGGCCCAGTTTGATAGCTGGAGCCGGGCCGCTGGACACAGTTACACCAAGTACAACAACTGGGAAACG ATAGAGGCTTGGACTCAACAAGTTGCCAATGAGAACCCAAATCTCGTCTCCCGCAGCGTCATTGGAACCACCTTTGAAGGACGCCCCATGTACCTCCTCAAG GTTGGCAAAGCCAAACCAAATAAGCCCGCCATCTTCATGGACTGTGGTTTCCACGCCAGAGAGTGGATTTCTCCTGCATTCTGCCAGTGGTTTGTGAGAGAG GCAGTTCGCACCTATGGACAAGAGATCCACATGACAGAGCTTCTCAATGAATTGGACTTTTACATCCTGCCTGTGGTCAATATTGATGGCTATGTCTACACCTGGACCAAG GACCGAATGTGGAGAAAGACCCGCTCAACTCGGGCTGGAACTTCCTGTGTGGGCATAGACCCCAACAGAAATTTTGCTGCTGGTTGGTGTG AGGTGGGAGCGTCTAAAAACCCCTGTTCTGATACTTACTGTGGACCTGCGCCCGAGTCTGAGAAGGAGACCAAGGCCCTGGCTGATTTCATCCGCAAAAACCTCTCTTCCATCAAGGCATACCTGACAATCCACTCGTACTCCCAGATGCTGCTCTATCCCTACTCCTACACCTACAATCTGCCGAAGAACAATGTGGAATTG AACTCCCTGGCTAAAGCTGCTGTGAAGGAACTGGCCTCGCTGCACGGCACCAAGTACAGCTACGGCCCTGGAGCCACCACAATCT ACCTTGCCGCTGGCGGCTCTGATGACTGGGCTTATGACCAAGGAATCAAATATGCCTTCACCTTTGAACTCCGAGATCAAGGCAGACATGGCTTTTTGCTTCCCGAGTCCCAGATCCGGGCAACCTGTGAGGAGACGATGCTAGCAGTCAAGCTTATGGCCAGCTACGTCCTGGAACACCTGTActag